Proteins encoded together in one Festucalex cinctus isolate MCC-2025b chromosome 8, RoL_Fcin_1.0, whole genome shotgun sequence window:
- the LOC144023587 gene encoding uncharacterized protein LOC144023587, with protein MSAKFPAQVPSTGPCESTHLKCNACGHSETWSTTGSCTSEEAVDDLDDDDWEVEEDDGGGESEDEEGGADGGESEDEEGGADERDCEDENTEWLSKNKQIMWSSTHEVAGHYVPSPIPTPGPTLYATARISSPESALDLFFTEAILQRILQMTNLQGRRSVTAWRVLTVEELRAYLGLVILAGVYKSQHESTKSLWKNDTGRPIFSKAMAHGRFCQINRALRFDDRLLRPHRRHLDKLSPISDIWSMWLELLPKMFNLGRDICIDEQLVSFSGRCSFRQYMPSKPAKYGLKIWTLCDVSTAYAWSMQLYTGKPTGGQREKKQAMRVVLDLCSELEGHSLTVDNFFTSFPLAAALKKKKMALTGTVRKNKAELPPRLRDMNGREVFSSLFAFTKDHTLVSYIAKKRKNVLILSTRHREPEVIEMGKKKPVVIEKYMCKGAVRHTRIPPPTYSCRRRAQRWPMCVFHHMLDISCFNAFVLFTTIYPEWNKKKSYKRRLFLEEVGKALIGPEMLRREPLDFAEGLVEESDQQAGPSAKRKQCGLCTKPLRASNVCAKCVSGPQQSAAAAATAETEVLEAAAEEEVGSTCFPSGNKEVVQHYSIPPPPVTTTSVTDATQQIESKDDRSEIPTPEIAEHHAHLKHLADKIPEIDPNVSILVLLGRDIPRVHKVREHFNGPHDAPYAQRLDLGWVIIGNDPTKPIREYRMTVHVFGNSPAPAIAIYGLRRAVQTTEEEYNEKAKQFVLKNFYVNDGLASFPSHINAIQTLKSTKEMLSDSNIRLHKIPTVLL; from the exons ATGAGTGCAAAATTCCCTGCTCAAGTTCCCTCCACGGGGCCTTGCGAATCAACCCATCTGAAGTGTAATGCTTGTGGGCACAGCGAAACCTGGAG CACTACTGGATCTTGCACGTCGGAGGAGGCTGTGGATGACTTGGATGACGATGACTGGGAGGTGGAAGAAGATGATGGCGGAGGTGAGAGCGAGGACGAGGAAGGGGGTGCAGATGGAGGTGAGAGCGAGGACGAGGAAGGGGGTGCAGATGAACGTGACTGTGAGGATGAAAATACCGAGTGGCtctccaaaaataaacaaataatgtgGTCTTCCACACATGAGGTGGCCGGCCATTATGTCCCCTCCCCCATTCCGACTCCAGGGCCAACATTGTATGCAACAGCCAGGATCAGCAGCCCTGAATCTGCATTAGATTTGTTTTTCACCGAGGCCATCCTGCAACGGATTTTGCAGATGACTAACCTCCAAGGACGCAGGTCAGTCACTGCTTGGAGGGTGCTGACTGTTGAGGAGCTACGTGCATATTTGGGGCTGGTGATCCTGGCTGGGGTGTACAAATCACAACATGAGTCAACGAAGAGCTTGTGGAAAAATGATACTGGACGCCCCATATTTTCCAAAGCGATGGCACATGGGCGTTTCTGCCAAATAAATAGGGCACTTAGATTTGATGATAGGCTCCTCAGGCCACACCGTCGCCATCTAGATAAACTGTCACCTATCAGTGACATTTGGAGTATGTGGCTTGAGCTCCTTCCCAAAATGTTCAATCTTGGGAGGGATATATGCATCGACGAACAGCTCGTCTCGTTTTCGGGCCGATGCTCATTTAGGCAGTACATGCCATCAAAACCCGCAAAATATGGACTCAAAATATGGACACTCTGCGATGTATCTACTGCTTACGCCTGGAGCATGCAGTTGTACACCGGAAAGCCGACTGGAGGCcagcgagaaaaaaaacaggcgATGAGGGTCGTTTTGGACCTATGCTCCGAATTGGAAGGCCACTCACTGACTGTTGAcaatttttttacatctttcCCCCTGGcggctgcactaaaaaaaaaaaaaatggcattgacAGGAACAGTCAGAAAAAACAAGGCTGAGCTTCCTCCACGGCTCCGGGACATGAATGGCCGAGAAGTCTTTTCCAGCCTTTTTGCTTTCACAAAAGATCATACTCTGGTCTCTTACATTGCAAAGAAGAGGAAAAACGTCCTCATCCTGAGCACGCGGCACCGAGAACCGGAGGTGAtagagatggggaaaaaaaagcccgtGGTCATTGAAAAATACATGTGCAAAGGTGCTG tccgacacacccgtatccccccccccacatacTCCTGCCGCCGGCGGGCACAGAGGTGGCCCATGTGTGTTTTCCATCACATGTTGGACATTTCGTGCTTCAACGCGTTTGTGCTCTTCACCACCATATACCCGGAATGGAACAAGAAGAAAAGCTACAAGCGGCGGCTCTTCCTCGAGGAGGTCGGCAAGGCTCTAATTGGGCCTGAAATGTTGAGACGGGAACCACTGGATTTTGCCGAAGGTTTGGTGGAGGAGTCAGATCAACAAGCTGGACCCTCGGCCAAGCGTAAGCAATGTGGACTTTGCACAAAGCCACTTCGTGCTTCGAATGTTTGTGCAAAGTGTG TCAGCGGTCCACAGCAA AGTGCAGCCGCCGCAGCCACTGCTGAAACGGAGGTACTGGAGGCAGCAGCCGAGGAGGAAGTTGGAAGCACTTGCTTCCCAAGTGGCAACAAGGAAGTCGTCCAGCATTATTCAATTCCCCCTCCGCCAGTCACCACCACATCAGTAACTGACGCAACTCAGCAAATAGAAAGCAAAG ATGATCGATCTGAGATTCCGACGCCAGAGATTGCAGAGCATCACGCTCACCTCAAGCATTTGGCAGACAAGATCCCGGAAATTGATCCAAATGTTTCTATACTGGTTCTTCTCGGCCGTGACATACCCAGAGTGCACAAGGTCAGAGAACACTTCAACGGCCCTCACGATGCCCCGTATGCCCAACGCCTCGACCTCGGCTGGGTCATCATAG GTAATGACCCAACCAAGCCAATCAGAGAGTACAGGATGACTGTACATGTGTTTGGAAATAGTCCTGCTCCTGCCATCGCGATATATGGCCTTCGGAGGGCTGTGCAGACCACAGAAGAGGAGTACAATGAAAAGGCCAAACAGTTCGTCCTAAAAAATTTCTATGTTAACGACGGGCTGGCTTCCTTTCCCTCACACATTAACGCCATCCAGACTCTGAAAAGCACGAAAGAAATGCTTTCTGACTCAAACATCCGCCTGCACAAGATTCCAACAGTCCTGTTGTAA